Genomic DNA from Pseudomonas fitomaticsae:
GCCAGTTTTGACCACGCCGAATTGCGCTCGCTGTGGCAGGTCTATCAGGCCGAACACACACTGGGCGCGGGCACCGCGGCCAGTGACGAATTGCTGTTCAGCATGGGGCTCAAGAGTTTCGCTCAGACCGACTATTCCAACGGTATTGCGATCAACTTTACCGCTGCCGTGAATGTCAATTTAGCCTGGGAGCTGATCCGATGATCATCATTCAAGAACTGCATCAGTTCGAGGACGGCTTGCGTCTTGCACAGCCTTCCGCTGCTCATGATTGGGACGGTGAGCAGTGGGTCGTCAATGCCGAGAAGGTCGCGCTGCTGGACCAGCAGGAAACCGAACGCCTTTGCGCCAATGTCGATGCCGCCGCCGACAGCGCGCGCACCGCATTGGCCGGCGACCCGCTCAAAGCCCTGGAATACGCCCAGGCTGCCATCGACGCTCAAGCCTTTCAGGACGCCGGTTACCCGAAAAAGGAAGTGCCGCTGTCCGTCGCCGCCTGGGTTGCCAAGGGCCGTTCGGCGAAACAATCCGCCGAGCAGATTCTCGACAAGGCCGCCCAGCTCAGCGACA
This window encodes:
- a CDS encoding phage tail protein produces the protein MIIIQELHQFEDGLRLAQPSAAHDWDGEQWVVNAEKVALLDQQETERLCANVDAAADSARTALAGDPLKALEYAQAAIDAQAFQDAGYPKKEVPLSVAAWVAKGRSAKQSAEQILDKAAQLSDSLLTLRTLRLKAKTQIRACAGKGQMDQARAAADEALQAIRQLTANPAS